One Thioclava sp. ES.031 genomic window, TCCACCGTGTCGGCTGCATCGCCCACGAGGTTCACGTCCATCAGATAGCGCATCGACACCATCGTCGGATCGAGGTCGATCTGCACCGCCTTGACCTGCCCTTCCTTGGGGAGGAATTCCGAATAGGGGAAGCGCGAGCCGATCATCAGAAGCGTGTCGCATTCACGCATCATCCAGTCAGAAGCCTGCGTGCCCAGAAGCCCGATCGAGCCGGTCACGAATGGCAGATCGTCGGGCAGTGCGGCCTTGCCCAGAAGTGCCTTCGCAACGCCCGCGCCGAGCGTTTCGGCAAGCTGGGTGATCTGTGTCTCGGCGCCGATCGCACCTGCGCCAACGAGGACGCCGACCTTTTCGCCCGCGTTCAGAATATCCGCCGCGGCAGCGAGGTCCTTGTCCGCCGGAAGCAGGCGCGGCGCCTGATAGCCAACGCCACTGTGGACAGTGCCGTGGGCATGGGGCGGCGCTTCGACCGCCGCGGCCTCCTGCACGTCATTAGGAGCGATCACGCAGGTCACGCTGCGCCGCGCCTGTGCGATCCGGAGCGCCCGGTCGATCAGGTGCCGCGCTTGCCCCGGCGCCATCATCGTGTGGACATATTCGCTCGCCACGTCCTTGAAAAGCGATTGTAGGTCGACCTCCTGCTGGTAATTGCCGCCAAGCGCGTTGCGTCCCTGCTGACCGACGATCGCAAGCACCGGCTGGTGGTCTAGCTTAGCGTCGTAGAGCCCATTGAGCAGATGGATCGCGCCGGGGCCGGAGGTCGCGAGACAGCAGCCCACCTCGCCGGTCCATTTCGCATGCGCTGCTGCCATAAACGCGGCGCTTTCCTCGTGACGTGCCTGAACGAATTCGATCTCGTCATCGCGTCCAAGCGCTGCGACGAGGCCGCTGATCCCGTCTCCGGGGAAGCCATAGATGCGGGTGATGCCCCATTGCTTGAGGCGGGTAAGAATGAAATCGGCAACGGTGTCGGACATGAAGAGTTCCTCCACAGTTCGGGGTGAATAGGAAAAGGAAACGGGTTTGTTTCGCTCAGTGTTCCGACAAGAGCCTGTGAGGAGGCCCCAGTAAAAGAAACGCAGGAACATTGCGGCGCGCATCCGGTTGGTCCGTTCAGACCCACCCAGAAAGGAGCCGGTTATGAATTACCCCAAACCTCCCTTCCCGAAGCAACCGCAGTCCCTTCCCGGTTCGACCGAGAAGATG contains:
- a CDS encoding thiamine pyrophosphate-requiring protein, which encodes MSDTVADFILTRLKQWGITRIYGFPGDGISGLVAALGRDDEIEFVQARHEESAAFMAAAHAKWTGEVGCCLATSGPGAIHLLNGLYDAKLDHQPVLAIVGQQGRNALGGNYQQEVDLQSLFKDVASEYVHTMMAPGQARHLIDRALRIAQARRSVTCVIAPNDVQEAAAVEAPPHAHGTVHSGVGYQAPRLLPADKDLAAAADILNAGEKVGVLVGAGAIGAETQITQLAETLGAGVAKALLGKAALPDDLPFVTGSIGLLGTQASDWMMRECDTLLMIGSRFPYSEFLPKEGQVKAVQIDLDPTMVSMRYLMDVNLVGDAADTVEALLPRLKPKTDRSWRETIEKKTAEWWEGVEQRAKESADPVNPERLFWEASSRLPDKAILSADSGSSANWLARAIKIRRGMKASLSGTLATMCPGLPYAVAAKFCYPDRAAVAFVGDGAMQMLGITDLITVSKYWRNWADPRLVICVLANQDLNQVTWELRAMADSPRVDKTQDVPDIDMAAYAELLGLKGLRIDRTEEIGPAWEVAFAADRPTVIHATVDPDVPTLPPHITMDQAKSFMSALVHGDSETAGIVKQTIKRVTDR